The Polynucleobacter sp. TSB-Sco08W16 genome includes a region encoding these proteins:
- the iscU gene encoding Fe-S cluster assembly scaffold IscU, translated as MAYSDKVIDHYENPRNVGSFEKGDESVGTGMVGAPACGDVMKLQIRVNDQGVIEDAKFKTYGCGSAIASSSLVTEWVKGKTLDQALEIKNSLIAEELALPPVKIHCSILAEDAIKAAVADYKEKHPAK; from the coding sequence ATGGCATATAGCGACAAGGTCATCGACCATTATGAAAATCCCCGCAACGTTGGCTCCTTTGAAAAAGGTGACGAGAGCGTAGGTACCGGCATGGTTGGGGCGCCTGCCTGCGGCGATGTGATGAAGTTGCAGATTCGCGTGAACGATCAAGGCGTAATTGAAGATGCTAAGTTCAAGACTTATGGCTGTGGTTCTGCCATTGCTTCTTCTTCATTGGTTACTGAGTGGGTTAAGGGTAAGACTTTGGATCAAGCGCTTGAGATTAAGAACTCATTGATTGCTGAAGAATTAGCTTTGCCGCCAGTGAAAATTCACTGTTCCATCTTGGCTGAAGATGCGATTAAAGCTGCCGTTGCTGACTACAAAGAAAAGCATCCAGCGAAATAA
- the hscB gene encoding Fe-S protein assembly co-chaperone HscB, which yields MANLSASDDYFRFFGLNQQFKLDLPALDQAYLAIQKEVHPDRHARGSETEQRLAMQMATLANTAFQILKNPIQRGLYLCQLHGVDAKLETNTAMPAAFLMKQMEWRENLDEQAEDLPALEAMMIEVEQSKADILAEITQAIDGAKNYVRAAELLRGLLFIDKFAIELDDTIAALI from the coding sequence GTGGCGAATCTTTCCGCGTCTGACGATTATTTTCGCTTCTTTGGTCTAAATCAGCAATTCAAACTCGATTTGCCTGCATTAGATCAGGCTTATTTGGCAATTCAGAAAGAAGTTCACCCTGATCGCCATGCTCGCGGAAGTGAGACTGAGCAACGCCTTGCCATGCAAATGGCTACTCTGGCCAATACTGCATTTCAGATCCTCAAAAATCCAATTCAACGTGGGCTATACCTTTGCCAACTGCATGGTGTGGATGCCAAACTAGAAACCAATACAGCAATGCCTGCCGCTTTCTTGATGAAGCAGATGGAATGGCGTGAAAACCTAGATGAGCAAGCTGAAGATTTGCCAGCGCTTGAAGCAATGATGATTGAGGTAGAGCAATCAAAGGCAGATATCCTTGCTGAAATCACGCAAGCCATCGATGGAGCAAAAAATTATGTACGCGCCGCAGAGTTGCTGCGCGGTTTACTCTTTATCGACAAGTTTGCTATTGAGCTCGATGACACTATTGCAGCCTTAATCTAG
- the iscA gene encoding iron-sulfur cluster assembly protein IscA translates to MAITLTDKAAKHVNRNLEKRGKGCGLRLGVRTTGCSGLAYQLEYVDEPAPEDQVFESNGVKVFIDPKSLAYLDGTELDFVREGLNEGFKFQNPNVKDECGCGESFRV, encoded by the coding sequence ATGGCAATCACCTTAACTGACAAAGCTGCAAAGCACGTTAACCGCAATCTAGAGAAGCGTGGCAAAGGTTGCGGCTTGCGCTTGGGTGTTCGCACTACCGGTTGTTCTGGATTGGCGTATCAGTTGGAGTATGTAGATGAGCCAGCACCTGAGGATCAAGTATTTGAATCGAACGGTGTGAAGGTATTTATTGATCCAAAGAGTTTGGCGTATTTGGATGGAACGGAACTGGATTTCGTGCGCGAGGGTTTGAATGAAGGCTTTAAGTTTCAAAATCCTAACGTAAAAGATGAGTGTGGTTGTGGCGAATCTTTCCGCGTCTGA